One window from the genome of Magnolia sinica isolate HGM2019 chromosome 4, MsV1, whole genome shotgun sequence encodes:
- the LOC131242411 gene encoding 14-3-3-like protein D isoform X1: MAPAAVPENLTREQYVYLAKLAEQAERYEEMVLFMEKLVVETSLAGSELSVEERNLLSVAYKNVIGSRRAAWRIISSIEQKEESRKNEEHAALVKDYRSRVESELSDVCAGILKLLDSHLIPSTAASESKVFYLKMKGDYHRYLAEFKVGAERKEAAEDTMLAYKAAQDIAVAELPPTHPIRLGLALNFSVFYYEILNSSEKACSMAKQGDWDGNLVILLVLSARWGLVVQNLQNSQHSRLLRKLLPSWTHWVRIHTKTAPSSCSS; the protein is encoded by the exons atGGCACCCGCAGCAGTTCCAGAAAACCTAACGAGGGAGCAGTACGTGTACCTGGCGAAGCTGGCGGAGCAGGCCGAGCGCTACGAAGAAATGGTGCTTTTCATGGAGAAGCTGGTGGTGGAAACGTCATTGGCGGGCAGCGAGCTTTCGGTCGAGGAGCGCAACCTCCTCAGCGTTGCCTACAAGAACGTCATCGGCTCCCGCCGCGCTGCTTGGCGCATCATCTCCTCCATCGAGCAGAAGGAGGAGTCCCGCAAGAACGAGGAACACGCCGCCCTCGTGAAGGACTACCGCTCCCGCGTTGAGTCCGAGCTTTCCGACGTTTGTGCTGGAATACTCAAGCTCCTTGATTCCCACCTCATACCATCCACCGCTGCCAGCGAGTCCAAGGTCTTCTATCTCAAGATGAAGGGTGACTACCATCGGTACCTCGCCGAGTTCAAGGTTGGCGCCGAGAGGAAAGAGGCCGCTGAGGATACAATGCTCGCTTACAAGGCCGCGCAG GATATTGCTGTTGCTGAGCTGCCGCCAACGCATCCTATAAGGCTCGGTCTGGCACTcaatttttctgttttctacTACGAGATCTTGAATTCTTCAGAGAAAGCTTGCAGCATGGCGAAACAG GGTGATTGGGATGGCAATCTGGTGATTTTGCTAGTTCTCTCTGCCCGCTGGGGACTAGTGGTCCAAAATTTGCAGAATTCACAGCATTCAAG